GTGCGAAATATTCCGCCATGCGCGAACGTAGCGTCGGTCTTGGCGTTATGGGCTTCCATTCCCTATTACAAAAAAATAGCGTGCCGTTTGAATCGGCCTTAGCCAAAGCCTGGAACCGCAATATCTTTGCCCATATCCAGAAAAAAGCGGATGAGGCTTCCGAAATTCTGGCTGATGAGCGCGGCTCCTGCCCGGATGCGGAAGAATACGGCATCAAGGCACGTTTTTCCTGTAAAACAGCTATTGCACCAACGGCCTCTATCTCCATCATCTGTGGTGGTTCAAGCCCAGGGATCGAACCAGTTGCAGCCAACAGCTATATGCACAAAACCTTGTCTGGGTCTTTCAATGTACGCAACCCGTATCTTGCCAAGGTTCTGGAAGAACATGGTAAAAATGATGAAGACACCTGGACATCCATCACCGTGAATGAAGGCTCCGTGCAACATCTTGATTTCTTGAGTGACGATGAAAAAGACGTCTTTAAGACATCCTTCGAACTGGATCAAATCTGGGTGGTTGATTTGGCGGCTGATCGTGCACAATTCATTGATCAGGCCCAATCCGTCAACCTGTTCCTGCCCGCTGACATCCACAAACGTGACCTGCATCAACTACATTATCAGGCATGGAAACGGGGCTTGAAGAGCTTGTATTACTGTCGCTCCAAATCCATCCAGCGTGCTGAAGTGGTTGCGACCAAGGATCATATGCCCGATACGCTCAAGACCTTGTTGGAAAAAGTTGAGACACCGGATAATCCGCGCTTGCCTTTAGCCAATGATGACAATAAATACGAAGAATGTCTGGCCTGCCAGTAATGTAAATGTCGCCCTCGTCTATGCGGGGGCCTTCTTCCCTGTTTCACAAGGTCCCCGTATATGCGAGGACGACCTGGAGATTTTCAATGTCCCTTCTGGATGCAAATCCCGTCTATAAGCCGTTCAGCTACCCCTGGTGTTACGAAGCCTGGGAAACCCAGCAGAAAATCCACTGGTTGCCAGAAGAAGTGCCGCTGGCTGACGATGTAAAAGACTGGCATAAAAACCTTTCAGAAGCTGAACGTCATCTGCTGACCCAGATTTTCCGTTTTTTCACCCAAAGCGACATTGAAGTAAACAACTGCTACATGCGTCATTACACCCGCGTGTTCCAACCCACCGAAGTGCAGATGATGCTGGCGGCTTTTTCCAATATGGAGACCATCCATATCGCCGCTTATTCCCACCTGCTGGACACCATCGGTATTCCTGAAGCTGAATATGCCGCCTTCCTTCAATATAAGGAAATGAAGGATAAATATGACTATATGCAAAAATTCGGCGTAGAGTCTAAAATTGATATCGCCACCACACTGGCCGTATTTGGCGGCTTTACCGAAGGGCTGCAACTGTTTGCCAGCTTCGCCATTTTGCTGAACTTCCCACGCCTTAATAAAATGAAGGGCATGGGTCAGATTGTCACCTGGTCGGTACGTGATGAGACCTTGCACTGCAATTCCATCATCAAGCTTTATAAAACCTTCCTCAAAGAAAACCCGGAAATTGATACTGAAGAACTGCATGCCCGCCTTTATGAGGCATGTGCGACCATTATCGAACATGAAGATGCCTTCATCGACCTGTGTTTTGAAATGGGCGCGGTTGAAGGGCTGACAGCTGATGAAGTGAAACAATATATTCGCTACATCGGGGATCGCCGCCTTGAACAATTGGGTCTTGAAGCGCAGCATAATATCGACAAAAACCCACTGCCCTGGCTGGATGCCATGCTCAACGCTGTTGAACATGCCAACTTCTTTGAAAACCGCGCAACGGAATATTCCAAGGCTGCCACCCGTGGCACATGGGATGAAGCGTTCGAATAAAGGGTTTACACCGCAAAGTCACAATCATAAATGGCATATACAGATGGGTAACTTGCTTTGTTTTTCATTTTTGTTAATTTACAAAGATTGGGGAACTTTCAGGGAAATATAGCCATGCGTAAGCTTTTTTTACATTGTGCCATCATTTGCAGTTCATTACTTCTAGGTGATTTTTCAACGCCTGCCAGCGCACAAGATGAAATTCAGATTAAAAAGCTGAACATTGCCGGGCGTCAGCGCATGTTGAGCCAACGCATCGCACGGGCTGCTTGTTTTATCGGGAACTATCATGACTTAAAAGGCCATCGTAAAATGCTGGCCCAAGCTATGAAAACCTTTGATGAAAGCCATGATCTGTTAAAAAATGGTCATGTAGCCGATGGCTTTCCAAAGGAAGCCGATCCCCAAATTCTTGCCGAATTGGAAAAGCTGGACCAACCCTGGACCATGCTTAAATTTGCAGCCTCTGTGTTAAGAGATAGTGCAAGCCAGCCCGGTCTGGATGTTGATATGATTGCTGCCCTGAATATGGCGGCTCTCAAACAAGCCCACAGTGTTGTTGAAACCATGGCCCGAACCTATTCAGGTGATCAAAAAGCAACAGGAAGCAGCCGTTCTATTGACATTGCCGGGCGCCAACGCATGCTGTCACAAAAAGCCGCCAAGGAATTTTGTCTGGTCTCCTATGGACTAAACATTGATCAGAACCGTCAAGACCTCTTAAAAACAGTGCAGATGTTTGACAGCGCACTGGATGATTTACGCAACGGCAACCCTGCCCGTAACATCCCGCCTGCTCCCAGTCTCAATATCCGCACCGAACTGACCCAACTTAAAACCCAATGGCAAACCCCACGCGCCATTATGCTGGCCGTCGCCAATGGAACTGATGCCCGTGAAAAAGACTTCGATGTCATTGCCCAAACCAATGACGATATTTTAAAACAGGCCAACAAGGTTGTTGAAATGCTGGTGGCTTATTATGGCAGGTTCGAAAAATCCTAAAGGCGGACGATCTTACCCGGATTCATAATATTATCCGGGTCCATCGCTTTTTTAATTGAACGCATCAGGTCCAAACCACCTTTCCCAAATTCACTTTCCAGATAATCTATCTTGCCATGACCCACACCATGTTCGCCTGTACAAGTCCCTTCCATGGCAATGGCGCGTTCTACAATACGGCCATTTAAGCGCTTGGCTTCCAATAATTCTTCTTCATTGTCGGGATCAAAAGCGAAAAGCGTATGAAAATTACCATCCCCCACATGGCCGACAATCGTACCATCCAGAAAAGACTCTTCAATGTCTTGCTTGGTTTGCATAATCGCCTCGGCCAAACGGGAGATTGGCACACAGGCATCTGAAGATACCCCCTTACACCCCGGCCTCAAGGCAAGAGCCGCATAATAGGCATTATGACGCGCATTCCACAAACGGTCGCGATCTTCGGCCTGACTGGCCCATTGGAAATTGGTTCCCCCAAATTCATCTGCGATATCTTTAACCAGCTCAACCTGTTCATCCACAGAAGAAGGCGAGCCATGAAATTCAAAGAACAGGGTCGGAGCCACCTCATAATTCAGTTTTGAATATTCATTCACCGCATACATCTGGCGGTCATCCAGCAACTCCATCCGGGCCACCGGAATGCCACATTGAATGGTTGAAATCACCATATTTACAGCGTCTTCCAAGCCGGGAAACGGACAGACAGCCGCCGTAATCTTTTCCGGAATACCATAAAGGCGCAAGGTCACTTCGGTAATAATGCCCAGCGTGCCTTCTGATCCCACATAAAGGTGCGTCAAATCATACCCTGCTGCCGATTTTTTAGATCGCGATGAAGTCCGCACAACATCCCCCGTCGGGGTAACAACGGTTAAGGACAGGACATTCTCACTCATGGTGCCGTAGCGCACCGCATTGGTCCCTGAGGCCCGTGTCGATGCCATTCCACCCAGTGAGGCATCTGCACCGGGGTCAATGGGGAAAAACAAGCCGGTATCGCGCAGATACTCATTCAAGGTCTTGCGCGTCACCCCGGCTTGAACCGTTACATCCAAATCCTGCGGGCGAACCTCCACAATCTCTGTCATTTGCGACAGATCAATACAGACCCCGCCATGCAGGGCAGCAACATGGCCTTCCAGTGAGGTTCCGGTCCCATAAGGGATGATCGGCACTTTCTGTGCAGCACATAATTTCACCACCTCAGCCACTTCTTTTGTAGAAAGTGTGAAGATCACCACATCCGGAGCCTTGGCTGTGTGGTAAGACTCATCAGTGCCATGTTGTTCGCACAAAGCTTGGGACGTTGAAACACGATCAGCGCTGGTCAAGGCCACTAACTGTTCAAGAAAAGCCTGATCAATTTGACCATAAGAAAGAGACATGTTTTACCACCGGGTTATTTCATCTTTTCCCAATAGTAAAATGCCCCCTTTAAAAGAACAACAGAGCATTACTGCGTAGAGAGGCTTGACTTCAAGCCCGGACCATGTTGCATTTAGTAATTAAAGACAAGAGGATAGAGCTGAAATGAGTCTCGTTGACATTCAGTTTTTAGGAACAGGAGACGCCTTTGGGACAGGCGGGCGTTTTAACACCTGTTTTCATGTTGTCGGGGCCAAAAACTCCTTTCTGATTGATTGCGGGGCAACCTCACTTGTCGCGCTTCGCAAATTTGAAATTAACCCAGACAGCATTGATATGATCTTCCTCAGCCATCTTCATGGCGACCACTTTGCCGGAGTGGTCTTCTTTCTGATGGATGCGCGTTATGTCTCTAAACGCAAGAAACCTTTGGTCATTGCCGGCCCCCATGGGGTGAAAAAACGCACTATTGAGGCCATGCAAGCCCTTTACCCTGGTTGCTGGGACAAAGGGATTGATTTCGAACTGATTTTTGTAGAACTCAAAATCGGTCATGAACAAGGAATTGCCGGGGTTAAAGTCCATCCCTATCAAGCCAAACATCTATTAGATGGCAATGATTTTATCTTGCGCTTTGAAGTGGATGGCAAAATCATTACCTACAGCGGTGATACCGGATGGACGGCAGAACTCGCCACCGCAGCCCATGGGGCTGACCTGCTCATTTGTGAATCCTATCACTTTGATGAAAAATGCGAATTCCATCTGGATTATGACACCCTTGTCCAAAATAAAGGCTATCTGCACACCCGCAAGCTGATCCTCACCCATCTTGGCCCCGAAGCCTTGGCACGAAAAGATGAGATGGAATTTGACGTTGCCTTTGACGGTATGCTGATTTCCGTTTAAGACATTTTGTCATATTTTAATGACAAAGGTCCCCGCCTTCGCGAGGACGACGACAGACGGAAATAAAAGACCATGGCCCAGCCTCCCCTTCTGACTTTGCGCGATATCCACGTCACATTTGGGGGCCGCCCAGTGTTTGAAGGGGTAGAATGTGCCATTCACCCCGGTGATCGCATCTGTCTGGTCGGGCGCAATGGTTCCGGCAAATCCACATTAATGAAAGTCATTGCCGGATTGGTGGAAAAAGATGACGGCGAACGGTTTGTTCAACCCGGTGTCACCGTCTCCTATCTGCCTCAGGACCCAATTATGCCCGAAGGTCAAACAGTCCATGATTATGTCCATGCGGGCCTACGCCATGAAGAAGAAGCCCACCGAGTCGATATCTGTCTGGAAGCCATGAAACTGGACGGCAACCGCGACACCTCCACCCTGTCTGGTGGGGAAGGACGCCGTGCGGCCATTGCCCGCGCCCTTGTGTCTGAACCCGATATTTTATTGTTAGATGAGCCGACCAACCACCTTGACCTCCCCACCATCCAATGGCTGGAAGAAGAACTACAATCTTTCCGTGGTGCCATGATGAT
This sequence is a window from Terasakiella sp. SH-1. Protein-coding genes within it:
- a CDS encoding ribonucleotide-diphosphate reductase subunit beta codes for the protein MSLLDANPVYKPFSYPWCYEAWETQQKIHWLPEEVPLADDVKDWHKNLSEAERHLLTQIFRFFTQSDIEVNNCYMRHYTRVFQPTEVQMMLAAFSNMETIHIAAYSHLLDTIGIPEAEYAAFLQYKEMKDKYDYMQKFGVESKIDIATTLAVFGGFTEGLQLFASFAILLNFPRLNKMKGMGQIVTWSVRDETLHCNSIIKLYKTFLKENPEIDTEELHARLYEACATIIEHEDAFIDLCFEMGAVEGLTADEVKQYIRYIGDRRLEQLGLEAQHNIDKNPLPWLDAMLNAVEHANFFENRATEYSKAATRGTWDEAFE
- a CDS encoding type IV pili methyl-accepting chemotaxis transducer N-terminal domain-containing protein, with the translated sequence MRKLFLHCAIICSSLLLGDFSTPASAQDEIQIKKLNIAGRQRMLSQRIARAACFIGNYHDLKGHRKMLAQAMKTFDESHDLLKNGHVADGFPKEADPQILAELEKLDQPWTMLKFAASVLRDSASQPGLDVDMIAALNMAALKQAHSVVETMARTYSGDQKATGSSRSIDIAGRQRMLSQKAAKEFCLVSYGLNIDQNRQDLLKTVQMFDSALDDLRNGNPARNIPPAPSLNIRTELTQLKTQWQTPRAIMLAVANGTDAREKDFDVIAQTNDDILKQANKVVEMLVAYYGRFEKS
- a CDS encoding FAD-linked oxidase C-terminal domain-containing protein; translation: MSLSYGQIDQAFLEQLVALTSADRVSTSQALCEQHGTDESYHTAKAPDVVIFTLSTKEVAEVVKLCAAQKVPIIPYGTGTSLEGHVAALHGGVCIDLSQMTEIVEVRPQDLDVTVQAGVTRKTLNEYLRDTGLFFPIDPGADASLGGMASTRASGTNAVRYGTMSENVLSLTVVTPTGDVVRTSSRSKKSAAGYDLTHLYVGSEGTLGIITEVTLRLYGIPEKITAAVCPFPGLEDAVNMVISTIQCGIPVARMELLDDRQMYAVNEYSKLNYEVAPTLFFEFHGSPSSVDEQVELVKDIADEFGGTNFQWASQAEDRDRLWNARHNAYYAALALRPGCKGVSSDACVPISRLAEAIMQTKQDIEESFLDGTIVGHVGDGNFHTLFAFDPDNEEELLEAKRLNGRIVERAIAMEGTCTGEHGVGHGKIDYLESEFGKGGLDLMRSIKKAMDPDNIMNPGKIVRL
- a CDS encoding MBL fold metallo-hydrolase, whose product is MSLVDIQFLGTGDAFGTGGRFNTCFHVVGAKNSFLIDCGATSLVALRKFEINPDSIDMIFLSHLHGDHFAGVVFFLMDARYVSKRKKPLVIAGPHGVKKRTIEAMQALYPGCWDKGIDFELIFVELKIGHEQGIAGVKVHPYQAKHLLDGNDFILRFEVDGKIITYSGDTGWTAELATAAHGADLLICESYHFDEKCEFHLDYDTLVQNKGYLHTRKLILTHLGPEALARKDEMEFDVAFDGMLISV